A window of the Candidatus Paceibacterota bacterium genome harbors these coding sequences:
- a CDS encoding Fur family transcriptional regulator, which produces MKEKAHKLDFSALLRKTGLKATPGRVSLLTLLSREPKPLTVEAIKKKAGKKIDTVTLYRALEDFADVGIVRRVDFEHSHAHYEIVAGRKHHHHIICKKCEKVEDVDVCEFEGVEKSVLGQTRNFSSIMNHSLEFFGICNQCVNT; this is translated from the coding sequence ATGAAAGAAAAGGCGCATAAACTCGACTTCTCCGCCCTGCTTCGAAAGACGGGACTGAAAGCTACACCTGGTCGGGTTTCTCTTTTGACCTTGCTCTCCAGAGAGCCAAAACCGCTCACTGTCGAAGCGATCAAAAAGAAAGCCGGGAAAAAAATTGATACCGTAACTCTTTACAGAGCGCTTGAAGACTTCGCCGATGTGGGAATCGTCCGGAGAGTCGATTTTGAACATTCCCATGCACATTACGAGATTGTGGCCGGAAGAAAACATCATCACCATATCATCTGCAAGAAATGCGAAAAAGTGGAGGATGTAGACGTATGTGAATTTGAAGGAGTCGAAAAAAGCGTTTTAGGACAGACGAGAAATTTTTCTTCCATCATGAACCATTCGCTTGAGTTTTTCGGAATTTGTAATCAGTGCGTTAATACATAA
- a CDS encoding ZIP family metal transporter, whose amino-acid sequence MIILISFAAFIATLIGGLFAIRFKDKLHLVLGFSAGAVIGVAFFDLMPEAIELGEKFHSLSTITSCVALGFIIYLVLDRTIFLHTHKDDHEGHEHKTTHRGILGAGSLSIHSFLDGVAIGLAFQVSAAIGAVVTIAVLVHDFSDGINTVSLILKNSGEKKNAFQWLLLDAVAPVLGATSTLFFTLPEQALSIVLALFAGFFLYIGASDLIPESHHAHPKFLTTGMTLLGVLVLFIAIHFASI is encoded by the coding sequence ATGATCATACTCATTAGTTTCGCAGCCTTTATCGCCACTCTTATCGGAGGCTTATTCGCTATCCGCTTCAAAGACAAACTCCATCTTGTACTTGGATTCAGCGCCGGCGCCGTTATTGGTGTAGCCTTTTTTGATCTTATGCCTGAAGCAATTGAGCTTGGCGAAAAATTTCACTCTCTCTCCACAATCACTTCTTGCGTCGCACTCGGATTTATTATTTATTTGGTACTCGATAGAACAATATTCCTTCATACTCATAAAGACGATCACGAAGGACACGAGCACAAAACAACACATCGAGGCATTCTCGGAGCTGGAAGCCTTTCAATCCATAGTTTCCTCGACGGCGTAGCAATCGGTCTTGCATTTCAAGTCTCTGCCGCTATTGGAGCTGTGGTAACAATAGCCGTTCTTGTCCACGATTTTTCTGATGGCATAAACACAGTGAGCCTCATCTTAAAGAATAGCGGAGAAAAGAAAAATGCTTTTCAATGGCTCCTTCTCGATGCGGTCGCTCCAGTTCTTGGTGCAACCTCTACCCTCTTTTTTACTCTTCCCGAACAGGCTTTAAGCATCGTGCTCGCACTCTTTGCAGGATTTTTCCTCTACATCGGCGCAAGTGATCTCATACCAGAAAGCCATCATGCGCATCCGAAATTTTTGACTACGGGAATGACGCTTCTCGGCGTTCTAGTCCTCTTTATTGCTATCCATTTCGCAAGTATTTAA
- a CDS encoding YibE/F family protein produces the protein MKYFSSFILLTLVFLGGIQAAKAADLVPESRTTAKAQVLEILSQERKDIPGTDTLSDYQTLKVKILDGDEKGAEVTVENDYLNLQKGDVFYLIHTIDKYNNINVYSVSEPYRIPALYFFIGLFVVCVVLFGGKQGVRGIIALALSFFFIGFLLLPGILHGYSPVLVSIGVSSLIIILGSYITHGFNKTTSSAVIGMIVTIIVTGILAFFAIKYARLSGFTTDESVYLNQNSRGQIDLAGLLLGGILIGLLGVLYDAAIGQAIAVEELHEVGPHLPKSTIYRRAIRIGREHIGALVNTLAIAYVGASLPLLLLFYSFGTGDYTQTINKEIFSTEIIRAIIGSIGLVLAVPITTLISTWMLVKETPTKDAFLLAMEEKAVDEKTHHH, from the coding sequence ATGAAATACTTTTCTTCTTTTATTCTATTAACCCTAGTATTCCTTGGAGGAATCCAGGCCGCAAAAGCTGCAGATCTTGTCCCCGAAAGCAGGACAACAGCGAAAGCGCAAGTCTTGGAAATTCTTTCGCAAGAAAGAAAAGATATTCCCGGCACAGATACTTTAAGTGATTATCAAACCCTCAAAGTCAAAATTCTTGATGGTGATGAGAAAGGCGCTGAAGTGACTGTGGAAAATGATTATCTCAATCTGCAAAAAGGAGATGTATTTTATCTCATACACACTATAGATAAATATAATAACATTAATGTTTATTCGGTTTCAGAACCGTATCGCATTCCTGCTTTATATTTTTTCATAGGACTTTTTGTCGTCTGCGTCGTCCTCTTCGGCGGGAAACAAGGCGTGCGCGGGATCATAGCTTTAGCTTTGAGTTTTTTCTTTATCGGATTTTTGCTTCTTCCTGGAATTCTTCACGGGTACTCGCCAGTTTTAGTGAGCATCGGCGTTTCTTCACTCATCATTATTTTAGGCTCGTACATCACTCACGGATTCAATAAGACCACCAGTTCTGCAGTCATAGGAATGATCGTTACAATCATAGTGACAGGAATTTTAGCATTTTTTGCCATTAAGTACGCTAGACTCTCCGGATTTACTACTGACGAATCAGTTTACCTCAATCAAAACTCAAGAGGACAAATTGACCTCGCGGGGCTTCTTCTCGGAGGGATTCTCATAGGCCTCTTGGGTGTGCTCTATGATGCGGCGATCGGACAAGCGATAGCGGTCGAAGAGCTTCACGAAGTGGGCCCGCATCTTCCAAAATCAACCATCTACAGACGTGCAATACGGATCGGACGAGAACATATCGGCGCTCTGGTAAATACGCTGGCAATAGCATACGTCGGAGCATCCCTTCCCCTTCTCCTTCTCTTCTATTCATTCGGAACTGGTGATTATACCCAGACGATCAATAAAGAGATTTTTTCTACCGAAATTATTCGCGCGATCATCGGAAGCATCGGACTCGTGCTCGCAGTACCAATCACCACGCTCATCTCCACATGGATGCTGGTAAAAGAGACCCCGACAAAAGATGCTTTTCTCTTAGCAATGGAAGAAAAAGCGGTGGACGAAAAAACGCATCACCACTAA
- a CDS encoding nucleoside-diphosphate kinase, translating to MPHHKEERTLVIIKPDGLQRTLVGEVIKRYEQIGLKLIGMKMMRPSSAHIDAHYNLDPEWKKNVGEKSIKSYKEKGLTPPSNDPLVIAQNVIEGLKKYISAGPVVAMVWQGGNAVKIVRKVTGGTEPLTSDVGTIRGDYVLDSYAMADTDGRAVRNLIHASGSVKEAEDEIKHWFKTDELFKYELINEAILYGI from the coding sequence ATGCCACATCACAAAGAAGAGAGAACACTTGTCATTATTAAGCCAGATGGGCTCCAGAGAACTCTTGTTGGAGAAGTTATTAAACGCTACGAACAAATTGGTCTCAAACTTATTGGTATGAAGATGATGCGCCCTTCAAGCGCTCATATTGACGCACATTACAATCTCGACCCTGAATGGAAGAAAAATGTGGGGGAGAAATCAATAAAAAGTTACAAAGAAAAAGGCCTTACTCCTCCGTCAAATGATCCGCTTGTTATTGCGCAGAATGTTATTGAAGGGTTGAAGAAATACATAAGTGCTGGCCCAGTCGTTGCGATGGTGTGGCAGGGAGGAAATGCGGTGAAGATCGTCCGAAAAGTAACTGGAGGAACAGAACCTCTCACTTCTGACGTCGGAACAATTCGAGGAGATTACGTTCTTGATTCGTATGCGATGGCAGATACAGATGGCCGAGCGGTCCGAAACTTAATTCATGCATCAGGTTCGGTGAAAGAAGCAGAAGATGAGATTAAACACTGGTTCAAGACAGATGAGCTTTTCAAGTATGAGCTTATTAATGAGGCGATTCTCTACGGAATCTAA
- a CDS encoding class I SAM-dependent methyltransferase, producing the protein MKELDNQSTTEKDISPEKQEELGIMKDRIISALHDQEVRESTANDFIYTFGQLGLDKERSKALTAQIFEELQSSSRLDISEGKILKDFQDIKVGDKNLVQILEESLKERAKKIFGQLKEHLKDVKGEGVDYGAGDGQVTQLIQDELGFKMVGYDPREYKRPGIKVTIKKFDGGNTGEENGHFGFAVMTNVAHHEKDNKKILDELTRIIKPGGRLVVIETVPVGATPGEIKKDHERTFMNDYLYNRLFHNADVPVPGTFEIPEDWIKRFEAKGWRLVNSENLGVDQPTINDTHHLLVFEKM; encoded by the coding sequence ATGAAAGAATTAGATAATCAATCAACGACAGAAAAAGATATTTCTCCCGAGAAACAAGAGGAGCTCGGTATAATGAAAGACCGTATTATCTCTGCGCTTCATGATCAGGAAGTAAGGGAAAGTACAGCGAATGATTTTATTTATACATTTGGACAGCTTGGACTAGACAAAGAGAGATCTAAAGCATTAACGGCTCAAATATTTGAAGAGTTACAATCATCTTCTCGCCTTGATATTTCTGAAGGGAAAATCCTAAAAGATTTTCAAGATATAAAGGTAGGAGATAAAAATCTGGTTCAAATTCTCGAGGAGAGTCTCAAAGAACGAGCGAAGAAAATTTTCGGCCAACTTAAGGAACATCTCAAAGACGTGAAGGGAGAAGGTGTTGATTATGGAGCGGGGGATGGCCAAGTGACCCAACTTATTCAGGATGAATTGGGTTTCAAGATGGTGGGGTATGACCCTCGTGAGTATAAAAGGCCTGGAATAAAGGTTACGATCAAAAAATTTGATGGGGGCAATACTGGAGAAGAGAATGGACACTTTGGTTTTGCTGTGATGACCAACGTAGCTCATCATGAAAAGGACAATAAAAAAATTCTCGATGAATTGACTCGTATCATTAAACCGGGCGGGAGGCTTGTCGTAATCGAAACGGTGCCCGTTGGCGCTACTCCTGGGGAGATAAAGAAAGATCACGAGAGGACGTTTATGAACGACTATCTCTACAATCGTCTTTTCCATAATGCTGATGTCCCAGTTCCGGGTACGTTCGAAATCCCAGAAGATTGGATAAAGCGTTTTGAAGCAAAAGGCTGGCGATTGGTAAATTCTGAAAATCTGGGCGTCGATCAGCCGACTATTAATGACACCCATCATCTCCTTGTGTTTGAAAAAATGTAG
- a CDS encoding type IV secretory system conjugative DNA transfer family protein, whose amino-acid sequence MELGSHQTFENPQEEIKFLRQEIAKKEEEVLERGEKPNHEKIAHEKIDELQNAVVNHPGIPAKLVQKEVEAIVLNLSPETHDDKMAELLGILQEQGIFHALKVLDGIHNPHLEDDFHRLLVQYLRQGFPAKGLKNKSPLEKSLKTTLYEVSLPEEEEEEGKNPKELKNLISKMEQFYAGMLSISPQDLSDENCFSIEIANASGSPETIFYVSVPTDKSSLFEKQMLSVFSDAKIREVNDDFNIFNEAGVSLGSYAVSASKPIFPLKTYEQFDYDPLNVVLNAFSKIKREGEGAALQLIFKPAGHGYAQRYKMALEEINNGVPVKRATALPETVAGHVYDVAKDIFYSDKKRKQDKEKARDDIAIEQIKKKLESPIVEVNVRIMASGVNHADAQGILSEIESSFNQFANAQGNHFIWKHVDGSKLFELEKDFSFRIFSQDLKIPLNLKELTSILHFPQKVDTAPELRQAKAGTAPAPVGLPEKGTLLGINKNRNTDTKIFMTPEDRLRHMYVIGQTGTGKTTLLKNMIAQDILAGEGVCFIDPHGSDIQDILSIVPKERYEDVIYFDPASIERPMALNMLEYDRNYPEQKTFVVNELFSIFQKLYGANPESMGPMFEQYFRNATMLVIEDPESGSTLLEVSRVMANKAFRDLKISRCKNPVVVQFWKEVAEKAGGEASLANIVPYITSKFDVFLANEIMRPIIAQEKSSFNFRDVMDNKKILLVNLSKGRLGDINANLIGLILVGKILMAALSRVDSFGKDLPNFYLYIDEFQNVTTNSIAQILSEARKYKLSLSVAHQFIAQLEEDIKDAVFGNVGSIATFRVGAEDAEYLAKQFEPVFTQKDIMNLDNRNAYLKLLSGGKPLKPFNIETLAPPKGNLDIVAKLKELSYLKFGRPREEVEEEVMKKYAKAPVPAPAPVSQAV is encoded by the coding sequence AGGAAGTAGAAGCAATAGTGCTGAATCTTTCTCCGGAAACGCATGATGACAAGATGGCTGAGCTTCTTGGAATTCTCCAAGAGCAGGGAATATTTCATGCACTCAAAGTGCTTGATGGAATTCATAATCCTCATCTTGAAGACGATTTTCACCGTCTGCTCGTCCAGTATTTGAGACAAGGTTTTCCGGCAAAAGGACTTAAAAATAAAAGTCCGCTTGAAAAATCTTTAAAGACTACTCTCTACGAAGTTTCGCTTCCTGAAGAAGAGGAAGAGGAGGGGAAGAATCCGAAAGAGCTCAAAAATCTCATTTCAAAAATGGAGCAGTTTTATGCCGGGATGCTTTCCATCTCTCCACAGGATCTTTCCGATGAGAATTGTTTTTCGATTGAAATTGCCAATGCCAGCGGTTCTCCGGAGACGATTTTTTACGTTTCAGTTCCGACCGATAAATCGTCCCTTTTTGAAAAACAGATGCTTAGTGTCTTTTCAGACGCAAAGATCAGAGAAGTAAATGATGATTTCAATATTTTTAATGAAGCCGGAGTTTCACTCGGCTCTTACGCGGTCTCGGCGAGTAAGCCGATCTTTCCTCTGAAGACTTACGAGCAGTTCGATTACGATCCTCTAAATGTCGTTCTTAATGCTTTTTCAAAAATAAAACGAGAGGGAGAGGGAGCGGCGCTTCAGCTTATCTTCAAACCTGCCGGACACGGCTATGCACAGCGCTATAAAATGGCGCTGGAAGAGATTAACAATGGCGTGCCGGTAAAACGCGCCACTGCTCTTCCTGAGACCGTCGCGGGGCATGTATATGATGTAGCCAAAGACATCTTTTATTCAGACAAAAAGCGCAAGCAGGATAAAGAAAAAGCTCGAGACGACATTGCTATAGAGCAGATCAAGAAAAAACTCGAGAGTCCGATCGTAGAAGTAAATGTGAGGATAATGGCGTCTGGGGTGAATCATGCTGACGCGCAGGGAATTCTTTCCGAAATCGAATCGTCATTTAATCAATTTGCTAACGCGCAAGGCAATCATTTTATTTGGAAACATGTTGATGGCTCGAAGCTTTTCGAACTCGAAAAAGATTTTTCATTTCGCATCTTCTCACAGGATCTCAAAATTCCTCTCAACCTGAAAGAATTGACGAGCATTCTTCACTTCCCACAAAAGGTAGATACCGCTCCGGAACTTCGCCAAGCAAAAGCCGGTACTGCCCCTGCACCTGTCGGGTTGCCAGAAAAGGGCACACTTTTGGGTATAAACAAGAATCGAAATACCGATACCAAGATTTTCATGACTCCTGAAGATCGTCTCCGACATATGTATGTCATCGGACAGACCGGTACCGGAAAGACGACCCTTCTCAAAAATATGATCGCCCAGGATATTCTCGCGGGCGAGGGTGTTTGTTTCATTGATCCGCACGGTTCTGACATTCAAGATATTCTCTCGATTGTCCCGAAAGAGCGCTATGAAGATGTGATTTATTTTGATCCAGCAAGCATCGAGAGGCCAATGGCTTTGAACATGCTCGAGTACGATAGAAATTATCCAGAACAGAAAACATTCGTGGTGAACGAACTTTTCAGTATTTTCCAGAAATTATACGGAGCAAATCCAGAAAGTATGGGCCCGATGTTCGAGCAGTATTTTAGAAATGCAACAATGCTTGTTATTGAAGATCCAGAAAGTGGTTCGACACTTCTTGAAGTTTCTCGGGTCATGGCGAATAAAGCATTCCGCGATCTCAAAATTTCGAGATGTAAAAATCCTGTTGTGGTGCAATTCTGGAAAGAGGTGGCAGAGAAAGCCGGCGGTGAAGCATCGCTTGCAAACATTGTGCCGTATATCACCAGCAAATTCGATGTATTTTTGGCGAACGAAATTATGCGTCCAATCATCGCGCAGGAAAAATCATCTTTCAATTTCCGCGATGTGATGGATAACAAGAAAATTCTTCTTGTGAATCTCTCGAAAGGGCGGTTGGGAGACATCAATGCCAATCTCATCGGTCTCATTCTTGTCGGCAAAATCCTTATGGCGGCTCTTTCTCGTGTGGATTCATTTGGGAAAGATTTGCCGAATTTCTATCTTTACATCGATGAATTCCAGAATGTAACGACCAATTCCATCGCCCAAATTCTATCTGAAGCGAGAAAATACAAGCTCTCACTCTCTGTAGCTCACCAATTCATCGCCCAACTCGAAGAAGATATTAAAGACGCAGTTTTCGGAAACGTCGGCTCCATTGCTACATTCCGCGTCGGAGCAGAAGATGCAGAATACTTGGCAAAACAATTTGAACCGGTCTTTACCCAAAAAGACATTATGAATTTGGATAATCGAAATGCATATTTGAAACTGCTTTCCGGTGGAAAGCCGCTCAAACCATTCAATATCGAAACCCTCGCTCCGCCAAAAGGAAATCTCGACATCGTAGCCAAACTGAAAGAACTTTCCTATCTCAAATTCGGCCGTCCAAGAGAGGAAGTGGAAGAAGAAGTGATGAAGAAATATGCAAAGGCTCCTGTTCCTGCTCCCGCGCCAGTTTCTCAAGCTGTCTAA